From the genome of Alteromonas stellipolaris:
GGTGATGCAGCGGCTAATCTAGTTTGGCGTGGTGCCCTTGCATACTTAGCGGTGTTCTACACCGATACCTTTGGGTTAACGGCGGCTGCGGCCGCTATGCTTTTTTTGGTGGTACGCCTTACTGATGGTGTCACCGACATTATCATGGGAATGATTGCTGATAGAACACAAACTAAACTGGGTAAATTTCGGCCTTGGATATTAGGTTCTACCCCATTTCTAGGCTTATTTATGGTGCTGTGTTTCACCACCCCTGATTTTTCTTACTCAAATAAGCTTATCTATGCCTACCTAACCTATATAGGCCTAACGCTAGCTTACACGGTGAATAACGTACCTTATTCCGCATTAATGGGCGTGATGACAAGTGATGATAGGGAACGCACCAGTTTATCTGGCTTTCGATTTGCTGGGGCGTTTATGGGCGGCCTGCTAGTTATGGGTTGTTTACCGATGCTGGTTGAATTTTTCGGAGAAGGCAATACCGCAAAGGGGTATCAATATGCCATGTATCTTTTTGCTACTCTGTTGGTCGCACTCATGTTCACAACGGTAGCGACCACTAAAGAAAGGGTGCCAGTCGTGCAAAACGACGGAGCAAGCTTACTTCAAGAGCTAAAGGATTTGTCTCGTCAATTACCACTCATTCTATTTCCACTGTCAGCCATAACGGCCTTTTTCTATTATCGAAATTGGCCAAGTGGTATCGCTTTCGTTGTCGTTATTTCTGTAACCTCTTTCTTCATTAAGCGCCTTGTTAACCGACCTGAAACGCAAAATAGCCGTTCACAACAAGACATCATTGATTTGCTTACCAATAAGCCATGGGTCATTTTGTTAGGTATGGGCTTCCTTACTATGATGTTTAACGGCATTAAGTACGGTGTCATTGCCTATTACTTCAAGTATTACGTTGGAGATGAATTGCTCACTGGATACTATTTTATCGCCTTATTGGTGGTCTCGATATTGGGCGCATTGGCGACGCCATCGCTGTCGCGTTATATGGGCCGGAAAAAGCTATTTGTTATCTCGTTATTGGCCAGCAGCGCTCTGACATGTGCGATTTACTTTGTGCCACAAGGATCTGTGACGGGCATATTTGTATTAGGCTGTGGTGCGGAATTTTTCGCTGCGATAATGCCAACCTTATTCTTTTCCATGTTGGGCGACTCTGCAGACTATAACGAATGGCGCACAGGCCGACGAGCAACAGGCTTAATATACTCGGCAGGGTCTTTCGTACAGAAAACTGGTGGGGGCTTTGCGGGCGCATTAGTACTGTTAGTGCTAGGCAGTTATGGCTATGACGGCATGCAAGTTGACTCTATTACGCAAACCCTTCCAGGTATGCAAGCATTGATGAGCTGGATACCTGCCTGTTTCGGTATAGCCGGCGCACTCCTTATTATGTTTTATCCGCTTACCGATGCGCGCCAGCAAGAAGTGACAGAGACTTTACTCAAGCGTCGTAGCGCAACTGCCTGAATAACGGCATAATGCTTTATGTAATGCGAACACTGCATTAATGAGCATCAAAACTAAGTTGGGGGAAGTGATACGTGGCAACAATCTATGAAGTAGCTGATAAGGCAGGGGTCTCGTTGTCGACGGTATCTCGGGTATTGAACGGTAAAACTACTGTAAATCCCACCTTAAAAGCCAAGGTAGAAGAAGCCATGCTAGCGCTAAACTACCGCCCCAACTCTATCGCCCGTTCACTGGCCACCAGCCGCTCAGATAGTGTTGGCATTCTAGTTTCAGAACTAAACTCGCCATTTTTTGGTGACTTGATGCAAGCTGTAGAGCTAACGCTAAGGGCCGCTGATAAGCACGTTATTATTACGGTAGGACACAATAATTTAGAAACCGAACAAGATGCCGTCGAGTTTTTAATTGGCCGTAATTGCGATGCTATCATCATGCACGCTGAAGCCATGAGTGATGAGTATTTAAAAACACTTAATGCTTCTCGCCTCCCAATTTCTTTAGTTAACCGCCAAGTTAATGGCGTGGGTGAAGGGTGTATTGTGTTAGACAATGAAAAAGGCGGCTATTTAGCTACTCAACACCTAATTAGCCTAGGCCATAAAAGTATTGCCTATATATCGGGGCCTTCTGATAAATGCGACGCCAATCAACGATTAGCCGGTCATAAACGCGCGCTCAAAGAAGCAGGTATAGCCTTTACACCGAACTTAGTGTTTGAAGGGGATTACACTGAAGAAGATGGTAAAGCTGGTCTATTGGAGCTGCTGTCAGGAGATTCGCCTTTTTCAGCGCTGGTATGTGCTAATGATTGGATGGCTTCAGGTGCAATGAGCTGCGCTAGAGATTTAGGAATGAACCTGCCACAAGATTTGTCTATTGTAGGTTTTGATGATGCTGTTTTTGCTCACCATGTATTCCCACGCCTCACCACGGTTAGCAACCCTATCTCCGACATGGCTGCAATGTCAGCACGTCATATTTTAAATGTGGTTTATGGCTACAAAGATGAAGTGCAAACATTGTTTCAACCTTCGTTGATTGTACGAGAGTCAACTATGGCGTATGAGGCCTAGGTTTTTCTTCTAAGCTCTCTCTATTATGAGATCCCTATAAAGGGCTCGGAATAGGTGTCTTTTTAAGCGCGCATAAGCACACATGAACAAAGCGAAACTGCGCTATTGCACTGTTTCTATTTACGATAAACTGCTTTGCACATGTTTCATGTGAAACCTCTAGTGTTCTTTCGGAGCGACTTATATGCGTTTAACTATTACCCTTTATTTCTTTCTAAGTTGTTTAAATGCTGTTGCTGCTGAGGCATTAACCTCAACGGTACAACCGCATATCTTTGTCAAAGCTCAGAGTAACAAATCTCATAATAGCAAAGCTCAGCCCTTGCTAGAAGCTGAAGAAAAGGTAAATAGGGTGCTTGATTCACTACACCAATTTGCTTCCGATGCAAACTTCGATGATTATTTTTCACTGTATAGCGACAATGCCGTTTTCATTGGAACAGATGCGAATGAGATATGGACCATTAATGCCTTTAAAGCATACGCACAACCTCATTTTTCAAAAGGGCGGGGTTGGACATATACACCCCATTCAAGGCATATATATTTTTCTAATAATCGCGACGTAGCGTGGTTCGATGAACTTCTAGACAATGATAGTTTAGGGGTAACACGTGGAACTGGAGTATTGGTACTTGTGAACAACGAGTGGAAAGTAAGCCAATACCACTTAACCATTCCCATTCCGAATGCGCTAGCCGATAGCGTCGCAGAGCAAATTAAATCACACAGAAAAAAGGGCCAATAAAGGCCCTTTTTTTTTGGTTAACAGCTAACGCTATGACTGAGTTAGCGGCTGAATCTCGAGTTCTACGCGGCGGTTCATCGACCTATTAGCAGCAGTATCGTTTGGCACTTTAGGTTGATACTCACCCATACCTACTGTAGTGATACGTGTAGAGTTAACGCTGTAGTTCAATAGTACGTTTCTAACCGCACCTGCACGGCGCTCAGACAACCCTTGGTTATATTGTTCCGAGCCTGTGTCATCAGTGTGACCTTTTATCATCAGCACTGTTTTTTCGTAGTTGTTTACTACTTTCGCAACATCTTGAAGGACTGGATTAAAGTTGGGGCTGATAGAAGAACTGTCTGTAGCAAAAGTTATATCGCCAGGCATGATCAAACGTAAGTTATCACCTTCTCGAACCACTTGAACGCCGGTATCAGATAATTCACTTCGAAGCGCTTCTTCTTGCTTGTCCATGTAACCGCCAATCGCGCCACCTGCAATTGCACCTACTGCCGCACCCCAAGCGTAACGACTTTTGTCATTATCTCCCGTTGCCTTACCTAACAATGCGCCTACAACAGCTCCAATGGCTGCGCCTTTTTGAGAGTTTGAAGGATCATTAGCACAGCCGGCAACGGCTAAAGATGCCGCAATTAAAGTAATTCCTATTTTCTTTTTCATAACATCCTCGGTACGTCGTTATTAATTATTACGGTGAAGGCGAGCTTACGCTTACTTTTAAGCTTTCCACTTGCACACTCGCGTCACTTCTATCTTTACTGCTATTAAATTATCGCCTCATTACATTATGCAATAATTGTTGAGCAATATTTATTAAACACTGTTAAGCAGGAAGTGCAGCAATATGTATTCCACATTCATCAATTGGCTTGAGTGTAACCAATAAACAAAAAACGTTAAGGGCATTATAGAGGAAGTAAACTGAACGTAAGCTAAACGGCTGCCTGTAGTGCTAGCCGTGGGATGCCTTACTTCGACAAGTAATATTTTGATAAACGCGTAAATACGAGCTGTCTGCGCCCGCCGTTTAATTAATGTTGAGATATATAACGCGAAAATCTTTGTAAAGGGTACAGACCAACGCAACGTTCTTACTTAGTCGCATTTCTACGACGGTGTGTGCCTATCCCAATGCTGAACTTATACCGAATATATACACTGTATTGTATTTAACGCGCTTACCCAATAGACACCGAGCGTTCGAAAAAGGCGTTCACATCAATTTTATAATCAGAAGCAATAGCCGCTTTTGAAACCTTAACGGTTTTTTCCGACGCTAAGTCGATATCTTTTGGTTCCAAGAAATGTGCATTTCTTACAGAATAAAATACCTTAACTTTAGGCGCTAATGGGGAATCTGTTTGCTCTAAAACCATGGCAAGTCGTTCGTTCGACAGGAGTACTAGGCTTCCTACCGGATAGATCCCCATACATTTAATAAATTGTTGAACCAATGGTAAATCTAATCGAGACGGCGCATCACTGAGTAAAATAGAAAACGCTTTTTGGCTCGACATGCCAGATTTGTAAACTCTATCTGCAGTTAGGGCATCGTACATATCCGCAATAGCCAACATGCGGCCTTCACGGCTTATATTTTCACCTTTAGTGCCCATAGGGTACCCTAAACCATCTAAGCGCTCATGATGCTCGCTGATAGTTCTAATTAAGGCCTTGTCTAAGTCGGTTTCATTCAAATAATCGACACCATGTTTAACATGCCCTTTCATAATGTCCATTTCATCATCGGTTAAACGGCCAGGTTTGTGCAGAATCTCATCTGGTATTTGAATTTTACCCAGATCATGAAGAAAGCCTGAATAGGAGAGATCTTGAACTTCACTTTCAGACATCCCTAAATGACGCCCAAAGTTAGCCAGTAAAATGGCCACATTCAAAGAGTGTTCGAGTAGGTAATCGTCCTTTTCACGAATTTTCGTCAGGCACAATAACGCATCGGGGTTGCGGTCTACTGAAGAAACCAACTTTGCTGAAAATTCTTTCGGAATACTGCTATCAAAAGGCTGTGCTTTTTTAACACTGTTAAGCAGCTGCTTTTGGATGCGCTTACCTTGCACGTGCAACTTAGTTGCGCGGGTCAATTCGTTTTCAAGGCTTACCTTAGGCACTTTCTCTTCTATTTTTTTGCTTACCGGCGCTTCTTTTTTAGGTGCAGGTTCACCTGAAGATACACTAAATGCTTTATCAGTATCGACAACAAGGGTTAGCACGCCTTTCTTTTTAAGAGCATCAGCAATAGCCTGCGAGGTAACTCGTCCTTGGCTTTTAACTGAAAGTTGACCCTTTTGCTCCAGGATCTGATGAACAAACATCCCTGGCTTCAAGTCCTTTATTGTAATTTTTTTGAGCATTATGAGTGAAATACCACTTTAAAAAACGCCACACCTACTGTGTGATAATTTATGCCAAACATAAGTTCATATAATTACTTCTCTAGCTCTGCCAATAAAGTATATAAACTTGGTTTCCAACCATAAACTTTCATGTTCACTCTATGGTTTTTAACTACAATCCCTTCCGATACAAGCAATGATCGCTGCTCTTCTGCTAGCTCAGATCCTGCCGGAAACGCTATTTTTCCATCGGACCTTATAACTCGATGCCATCGAGTAGTCGCATCAGAGTCTTTTAAGCACTTTCCTACAAGTCTAGCCTTACCGGGCAAGCCTGCAAGGTCAGCTAACTGCCCATAGCTGACTACGTAACCACTTGGTACAATTGAAAGCGTTTTTAGTATTTTGGATTGTATCGCTACATTAACCATAATGCATATTATCCATTCTAACTATTTTTAACGGTTTAAAAACAGGGATTTTTTCGAAATACGACTATGAGAGCTAAATGTAAACAGTGCAATTACCCTATAAACACCTGTATTTGTGATGCGGTATCTTTGGTTATAATACCAATCAAGATTATTGTAATTCAACACGTTAAAGAGTCTGCCAATGCTAAAAATACGGCGAGACTAATAAAGCTTTGCGCTAATGATGTGGAAATAATTACCACCGATAGTATTAGCGAAATGGAATTATTAGCTTCAAGATGCAGTGTTCAATCGAAAGCACTTTTATACCCTAGTGAACGCAGTATTGCACTTGAGTCACAACGAGAGCACATTGCTTCAGCGCTTCAAACTCTATTAGTCATAGACGGTAGCTGGAAGCAAGCTTATGCTGTGTTACAACAATTTCCATGGTTATCGTCTATACCGAGCTTTCATTTCGAGCACGCCCCCTCTACACAATATAGAATAAGGCATACTCGAATTCGTGAAGGGTTATCAACTCTTGAAGCAACGGCCTATTCATTAAACACACTATATAATATTGATACTCAGCCTTTCATAAAGTTACAAGAGGCCATGCAAGATAATTGGAGAGGGCCAAAATCCCACCAGCGAGAGACCTAACCCCTAGGCATCCATTGGAATAAACCCTTTTTGGTCCTTAATCAGTGTTATCCAGTTTCTTATCGCGGGGTAAGCAGCAAGATCGAAGCCTCCCTCGTGTGCAACATGGGTATAGGCAAATAGTGAGATATCTGCCAGCGAAACATGATTACCTAGCAAAAACGGGGTTTGGCTAAGTTGTTTGTCCATTACTTCAAGCGCTCTGTAGCCGCCAGCTTGCTTCGCCTCATATTCTGCTTTTTTATCTTCAGGTAATCCAAGGTAAAGGTTGATATAGCGCGCGACCGCAATATAGGGTTCGTGACTGTATTGCTCGAAGAATTGCCATTGTAATAAAGTGGCAAAAGTAAAGGGTGAGGTGGGGATGAACGTAGAGCCCGATGCTAAATAATGCATTATGGCGTTAGACTCAGACAACACACGTCCATCATCTAGCTCTAGAATAGGAATTTTACCGTTAGGGGACTTAGCTAGGAAGGCATCTGTTCGGCACTCTCCTTTAAGAATATCGACATCAATCCACTCACATGCCTTCCCAAGTAATGCCAGCAAAAGCTGCAATTTATAGCAATTACCAGATCGCTTATCACCGTAAATTAGCATGTCACTCTCCTTTTGAAATTTACTTACCCTATAAGCTACCCGTAGTAGAAGTATTCTACAAATAGAAAGACAAACCAAGAAGTTGGTAAAGGCATCATGCACATAAGCAATCTAAGCTTTTGGGATTTGCTCAAAATTTTACGTAACGTTTCTTTATTGGTTTCTATCGACTCTATTTTCTTACTTAGCGTTGACGTTTCGCCGCTATTTGCCTGCTGACGAATTAACTGAGTAATTTCGCTTTCATGCTCTGTCATCATGATGTTTGACACGGTACGCATTCGTTTAGCCACTATTATCATGGGTAAAAACAAATACGCTGAAATTAAACCGGCGTAAACGGTGAGAATCACAATGTCGAAGAAAGGGACAGGTTTGTTGATCCAAAAAATCGGTGTTAACGCAAATCCACTAACCGCAATTAAGGTATTCGACAGGGCCATGTTGAATATTTCACGCAGCGAATTCAGCTCTTTTATAGAATCAGAATGTTCTGTTGATGCCAGCTTCTGCAAATAATGAGTGTTGCTAAATACCTGTAAAATAAAGAGCGTTAACAATAACCAAAAAGGGATGGATGTGAGTGCGATAACAAGCACTTCTGGCTCATCTATCCGTGTCACAAGCCCTTCTGATAATAAATAAGCCACGGGCATGATCACCCCAACCGAGGTTGACCACATGAGGTGTTTAGCGAACTGCCTACTTAACACACCGCGATGATGATTATACTGACTTAATTTTTCTAAGCTTACTAACGCTGCAATTAACGTACTTGCCGCATTCTTATGCACATTTCTAATCGTAAGCCAAAAAAATCCAGAAAGCAGCGTAGTGCCTAGCGCCGTATTAAAATCTCGTTGATGGTCATCATCGAGAACAGGCCATGTTAATGCACCGGTCCAATTATGTATAAGTAGCAAAATTAATACTAAGAAGAGTGGGTACGCCCATACACTTACTACATTGCGGTTACTCTCGTAAGCACTGAACTTCATCGTATTTTTAATCGCTAATTTTAATCAATAGGAAAGGGGACGTTTGCGTTTACTGAACGCTGAACTTTGAATTATACGGGTATAGGAAGAGCAAACCAAATTTAAAAAGTACTTAAATATCGTCATCTAAGACTGGCTGTAAAGCTGACGAACTAAATCAACGTTTCAACCATTGACACCAGTCCCCACGACACGGGAACTAATACCACCGCAGCTATTGTTTTTAGTTTATCACTGCTGTTGCATACTTCACTGGGTGCACGAACCACTTTTGGCTGCCTATCATCGCGGTTGTGATTGTTCGTAACACTTTGACCTTGGTTTAAGGTACGAGTTTTCTGCTGCTTTAAAATCAATTTTAATTTCAACAAGGGCGTGAATGTATATGCCACAATTAACAGTGACATACTTACCACCGCTATCACTTCCAAAGGTGACACTACAACGTTAAACCAAAATATTGGCAGAACGGTTAATAGGCCTAAGGCAAATAGGGCATTAGTCAGAGAAAGCTTGGTAATTACGCTAAAAGACGCCCAATAGTCAGAGGACTTATTGGTTCCTGGAAGTACCTGTCTTAGCAGGTAGGTCACATTCGATCTTACTTGAAACAAAAATAAGGAAGTGAGAAGGCTAAAAGTAACAAATGATG
Proteins encoded in this window:
- a CDS encoding MGMT family protein — encoded protein: MVNVAIQSKILKTLSIVPSGYVVSYGQLADLAGLPGKARLVGKCLKDSDATTRWHRVIRSDGKIAFPAGSELAEEQRSLLVSEGIVVKNHRVNMKVYGWKPSLYTLLAELEK
- a CDS encoding glutathione S-transferase family protein: MLIYGDKRSGNCYKLQLLLALLGKACEWIDVDILKGECRTDAFLAKSPNGKIPILELDDGRVLSESNAIMHYLASGSTFIPTSPFTFATLLQWQFFEQYSHEPYIAVARYINLYLGLPEDKKAEYEAKQAGGYRALEVMDKQLSQTPFLLGNHVSLADISLFAYTHVAHEGGFDLAAYPAIRNWITLIKDQKGFIPMDA
- a CDS encoding HD-GYP domain-containing protein, which encodes MLKKITIKDLKPGMFVHQILEQKGQLSVKSQGRVTSQAIADALKKKGVLTLVVDTDKAFSVSSGEPAPKKEAPVSKKIEEKVPKVSLENELTRATKLHVQGKRIQKQLLNSVKKAQPFDSSIPKEFSAKLVSSVDRNPDALLCLTKIREKDDYLLEHSLNVAILLANFGRHLGMSESEVQDLSYSGFLHDLGKIQIPDEILHKPGRLTDDEMDIMKGHVKHGVDYLNETDLDKALIRTISEHHERLDGLGYPMGTKGENISREGRMLAIADMYDALTADRVYKSGMSSQKAFSILLSDAPSRLDLPLVQQFIKCMGIYPVGSLVLLSNERLAMVLEQTDSPLAPKVKVFYSVRNAHFLEPKDIDLASEKTVKVSKAAIASDYKIDVNAFFERSVSIG
- a CDS encoding nuclear transport factor 2 family protein is translated as MRLTITLYFFLSCLNAVAAEALTSTVQPHIFVKAQSNKSHNSKAQPLLEAEEKVNRVLDSLHQFASDANFDDYFSLYSDNAVFIGTDANEIWTINAFKAYAQPHFSKGRGWTYTPHSRHIYFSNNRDVAWFDELLDNDSLGVTRGTGVLVLVNNEWKVSQYHLTIPIPNALADSVAEQIKSHRKKGQ
- a CDS encoding LacI family DNA-binding transcriptional regulator, which produces MATIYEVADKAGVSLSTVSRVLNGKTTVNPTLKAKVEEAMLALNYRPNSIARSLATSRSDSVGILVSELNSPFFGDLMQAVELTLRAADKHVIITVGHNNLETEQDAVEFLIGRNCDAIIMHAEAMSDEYLKTLNASRLPISLVNRQVNGVGEGCIVLDNEKGGYLATQHLISLGHKSIAYISGPSDKCDANQRLAGHKRALKEAGIAFTPNLVFEGDYTEEDGKAGLLELLSGDSPFSALVCANDWMASGAMSCARDLGMNLPQDLSIVGFDDAVFAHHVFPRLTTVSNPISDMAAMSARHILNVVYGYKDEVQTLFQPSLIVRESTMAYEA
- a CDS encoding OmpA family protein; this translates as MKKKIGITLIAASLAVAGCANDPSNSQKGAAIGAVVGALLGKATGDNDKSRYAWGAAVGAIAGGAIGGYMDKQEEALRSELSDTGVQVVREGDNLRLIMPGDITFATDSSSISPNFNPVLQDVAKVVNNYEKTVLMIKGHTDDTGSEQYNQGLSERRAGAVRNVLLNYSVNSTRITTVGMGEYQPKVPNDTAANRSMNRRVELEIQPLTQS
- a CDS encoding MFS transporter, producing the protein MDHSLSVREKIGYGLGDAAANLVWRGALAYLAVFYTDTFGLTAAAAAMLFLVVRLTDGVTDIIMGMIADRTQTKLGKFRPWILGSTPFLGLFMVLCFTTPDFSYSNKLIYAYLTYIGLTLAYTVNNVPYSALMGVMTSDDRERTSLSGFRFAGAFMGGLLVMGCLPMLVEFFGEGNTAKGYQYAMYLFATLLVALMFTTVATTKERVPVVQNDGASLLQELKDLSRQLPLILFPLSAITAFFYYRNWPSGIAFVVVISVTSFFIKRLVNRPETQNSRSQQDIIDLLTNKPWVILLGMGFLTMMFNGIKYGVIAYYFKYYVGDELLTGYYFIALLVVSILGALATPSLSRYMGRKKLFVISLLASSALTCAIYFVPQGSVTGIFVLGCGAEFFAAIMPTLFFSMLGDSADYNEWRTGRRATGLIYSAGSFVQKTGGGFAGALVLLVLGSYGYDGMQVDSITQTLPGMQALMSWIPACFGIAGALLIMFYPLTDARQQEVTETLLKRRSATA
- a CDS encoding DTW domain-containing protein, with the protein product MRAKCKQCNYPINTCICDAVSLVIIPIKIIVIQHVKESANAKNTARLIKLCANDVEIITTDSISEMELLASRCSVQSKALLYPSERSIALESQREHIASALQTLLVIDGSWKQAYAVLQQFPWLSSIPSFHFEHAPSTQYRIRHTRIREGLSTLEATAYSLNTLYNIDTQPFIKLQEAMQDNWRGPKSHQRET